The following proteins come from a genomic window of Vallitaleaceae bacterium 9-2:
- the hemZ gene encoding coproporphyrinogen dehydrogenase HemZ, which produces MQRLQVYISKTQFNNLAHECSVLIHVFYPNHLVELTTKKDRSDISVEIDGDSFYIRLNGLGVEKQQDSYGYKVTTDLRYQVKAALFECLAKRTGYSPAWGILQGIRPTKLVFKIKNELSQKQSIEALHEAIEQRLTSKYKVSKAMAKLAIEVASYEEGYLKTDEDYSYPVASVYVGIPYCPTRCLYCSFPSNGLEKYELTHDAYMIALKKELNAILPLVKDTHQLSALYIGGGTPTTLSAEELQELLKHIDGITPLKDYQEITVEAGRPDTITKEKLDVLKQMGVQRISINPQTMNQETLDLIGRKHSVESIKDAYILAKEVGIERINMDLILGLPNEHMKQIRQTFEAIQGLKPSEVTVHTLAIKNSSRLKEKQEGYSMAQREEMEDILAFSRQVLIEQMHMQPYYLYRQKNMVASYENIGYTSEFPCLYNMQIIEEAISIYAFGAGSTTKVCQPNGRLERVENVKNVDIYIERIEDMIKRKGRYFTEFQK; this is translated from the coding sequence ATGCAAAGACTACAGGTTTATATCAGCAAAACACAATTTAATAATTTGGCTCATGAATGCTCCGTGTTAATCCACGTCTTTTATCCCAACCATTTAGTTGAATTAACAACAAAAAAAGATCGTTCAGATATTTCAGTAGAAATAGATGGCGATTCTTTTTATATTCGTCTTAATGGGTTAGGAGTAGAGAAACAACAAGATAGCTACGGCTATAAAGTGACAACAGACCTTCGTTATCAAGTGAAGGCGGCTTTGTTTGAATGCTTGGCAAAACGTACGGGATATTCACCAGCTTGGGGGATTTTACAAGGAATACGTCCCACAAAGCTTGTGTTTAAAATAAAAAATGAATTATCACAAAAACAGTCAATCGAGGCGTTGCATGAAGCAATTGAACAAAGATTAACTTCAAAATATAAAGTTTCAAAAGCTATGGCAAAACTGGCCATTGAAGTTGCCTCCTATGAAGAAGGCTACCTTAAAACAGATGAAGACTATTCCTATCCGGTGGCTTCCGTATATGTAGGGATTCCATATTGTCCGACGCGGTGCCTATACTGTAGCTTCCCTTCCAATGGACTTGAAAAATACGAACTAACACATGATGCCTATATGATTGCATTAAAAAAAGAACTCAATGCGATTCTCCCATTAGTAAAAGATACCCATCAGTTAAGTGCCTTATATATTGGCGGGGGAACACCAACAACCCTATCTGCAGAAGAACTACAAGAACTCTTAAAGCATATAGATGGAATTACTCCCTTAAAAGATTACCAAGAAATTACTGTTGAAGCAGGACGACCTGATACCATCACAAAAGAAAAACTTGACGTCCTTAAGCAAATGGGGGTACAGCGAATTTCGATTAACCCACAAACAATGAATCAAGAGACGTTGGACTTGATTGGACGCAAGCATTCAGTTGAATCAATAAAAGATGCATACATATTGGCAAAAGAAGTCGGGATTGAGCGAATAAATATGGATCTGATTTTGGGGTTGCCTAATGAGCATATGAAGCAGATTCGTCAGACCTTTGAAGCGATTCAAGGGCTAAAACCTTCGGAGGTTACCGTACACACGTTGGCGATAAAAAACTCTTCGAGGCTTAAGGAAAAACAAGAAGGCTATTCTATGGCACAACGTGAAGAGATGGAAGATATTTTGGCTTTTTCGCGTCAGGTACTGATTGAACAGATGCATATGCAGCCTTATTATCTCTATAGACAAAAGAATATGGTGGCATCTTATGAAAATATTGGATATACCAGTGAATTTCCATGTTTATACAATATGCAGATTATTGAAGAAGCAATCTCTATATACGCTTTTGGGGCTGGATCAACAACAAAAGTATGTCAGCCAAACGGACGATTGGAACGTGTGGAAAATGTGAAAAATGTTGACATCTACATTGAGCGAATTGAGGATATGATTAAGCGCAAGGGAAGGTACTTCACAGAATTTCAAAAATAG
- a CDS encoding bifunctional (p)ppGpp synthetase/guanosine-3',5'-bis(diphosphate) 3'-pyrophosphohydrolase gives MRQESDDYMPTKSFEELIVKIKKYHPTEDFELVEKAYKLAESAHGNQLRKSGEPYLIHPIAVANILAELELDKESIIAGILHDVVEDTEYTVEDISREFNEEIALLVDGVTKLSQITYTSDKEEIQAENYRKMFLAMAKDIRVILIKLADRLHNLRTLDYMPEHKQIEKAKETLDIYAPLAHRLGISKIKVEMEDLALKYLDKEAYYDIVEKIRRKRSDRERYIEDVVEKVKQNLEEVGIEAEVFGRPKHFFSIYKKMVSQKKTIDQIYDLFAVRAIVGSVKDCYGVLGIIHELYTPVPGRFKDYIAMPKSNMYQSLHTTLIGPEGEPFEMQIRTYDMHRTAEFGIAAHWKYKEGATAESMERSEEQKLNWLRQILEWQRDMSDNKEFMDVLKTDLDVYSDQVYAFTPTGDVINLPQGSTPIDFAYYIHSAVGNKMVGARVNGKIVTFDRKIKNGDRIEILTSQNSRGPSRDWLNIVKSSQAKSKINQWFRKEFKEENISKGKDLLEKYAKGKGLPLHDIMETKYQKIVIRKYGFKDWDSVCAAVGHGGLKEGQIINRLHDEYLKDHKVEVDPEELLKEFNENNDKVTTKKSKTGIIVKGIEDLAVRFSRCCTPVPGDEIVGFVTRGRGISIHRTDCVNIINLTDEERARLIDAEWQMIEKVASDMLYKADLQITAEDRNGMLVDVSKVLSDEGVPIRNMNARTTNNHESVINITIEIKNSNQLNVITKKLNNIMGVYEVMRTNN, from the coding sequence ATGAGACAAGAAAGTGATGATTATATGCCAACAAAAAGTTTTGAGGAATTAATCGTAAAAATAAAAAAGTATCATCCGACAGAGGACTTTGAATTAGTCGAGAAAGCCTATAAATTGGCTGAATCTGCTCATGGAAACCAACTACGTAAGTCTGGAGAGCCATATTTGATTCACCCAATTGCTGTAGCAAATATATTGGCGGAACTTGAACTAGACAAAGAGTCTATAATTGCGGGAATTTTACATGATGTTGTGGAAGATACTGAGTATACGGTTGAAGATATATCTAGAGAGTTTAATGAAGAGATTGCTTTGCTTGTTGATGGTGTGACAAAATTAAGTCAGATAACATATACTTCGGACAAAGAAGAGATTCAGGCAGAAAACTATCGTAAAATGTTTTTGGCCATGGCAAAGGATATTCGCGTAATCTTAATTAAACTTGCAGACCGATTGCATAACTTGAGAACACTAGATTATATGCCGGAACATAAGCAGATTGAAAAAGCAAAGGAAACTTTGGATATTTATGCACCTCTTGCTCATCGACTGGGGATTAGCAAAATTAAAGTCGAGATGGAAGATTTAGCCCTTAAATATCTTGATAAAGAAGCATATTATGATATTGTAGAGAAGATACGAAGAAAACGTTCGGACCGTGAACGTTATATCGAAGATGTTGTTGAAAAAGTCAAGCAAAATTTGGAAGAAGTTGGCATTGAGGCCGAAGTTTTTGGGCGACCCAAACATTTTTTTAGTATCTATAAAAAAATGGTTAGCCAGAAAAAAACCATTGATCAGATTTATGACTTGTTTGCTGTTCGGGCTATTGTAGGAAGTGTCAAAGATTGTTATGGCGTGCTTGGAATTATTCATGAGCTGTATACTCCGGTTCCTGGAAGATTCAAAGACTATATAGCTATGCCAAAGTCAAATATGTACCAATCGTTGCATACAACACTGATTGGACCAGAAGGGGAACCTTTTGAAATGCAAATTCGTACATATGATATGCATCGTACAGCAGAATTTGGAATTGCAGCGCATTGGAAGTATAAAGAAGGGGCTACTGCTGAATCAATGGAAAGAAGCGAGGAGCAGAAGCTGAATTGGCTACGCCAGATTCTTGAATGGCAACGAGATATGTCAGACAACAAAGAATTTATGGATGTGCTAAAAACGGACCTTGATGTCTATAGCGATCAAGTGTATGCGTTCACGCCTACAGGCGATGTCATTAACTTGCCGCAGGGAAGTACACCGATTGACTTTGCATATTATATTCATAGTGCCGTAGGTAATAAAATGGTCGGTGCAAGAGTTAACGGTAAGATTGTCACATTTGATCGAAAGATAAAAAATGGTGATCGTATCGAGATCTTAACATCACAAAACTCAAGAGGACCAAGTAGAGACTGGCTGAATATCGTTAAAAGCTCTCAAGCAAAATCAAAAATAAATCAATGGTTTCGCAAAGAGTTTAAAGAAGAAAACATTAGCAAAGGAAAAGATTTGCTTGAAAAATATGCCAAAGGTAAAGGCCTTCCGCTTCATGACATTATGGAAACAAAATATCAAAAGATTGTTATTCGTAAATATGGCTTTAAAGACTGGGACTCAGTTTGTGCAGCCGTTGGTCATGGTGGATTAAAGGAAGGGCAAATCATTAATCGCTTACATGATGAGTACTTAAAAGACCATAAGGTCGAAGTAGATCCTGAGGAACTGCTTAAAGAGTTCAATGAAAACAATGATAAAGTTACGACAAAAAAATCCAAAACAGGCATTATTGTTAAAGGGATTGAAGACCTAGCAGTTAGATTTTCAAGGTGTTGCACTCCGGTTCCAGGGGATGAAATAGTTGGTTTTGTTACTCGGGGACGAGGAATATCAATTCACCGAACAGACTGCGTTAATATTATTAACCTTACAGACGAAGAACGAGCGCGTCTAATTGATGCAGAATGGCAAATGATTGAAAAAGTGGCCTCGGATATGTTGTACAAGGCTGACCTTCAAATTACGGCAGAAGATCGCAATGGTATGTTGGTCGATGTATCTAAAGTGTTGTCAGATGAAGGGGTTCCGATTCGAAATATGAATGCACGTACGACGAACAATCATGAATCGGTTATCAATATAACCATTGAGATAAAGAATTCAAATCAGCTTAATGTTATAACCAAAAAGCTAAATAACATCATGGGAGTTTATGAAGTGATGAGGACGAATAATTAA
- a CDS encoding adenine phosphoribosyltransferase yields MDLRTVIRDVYDFPKEGIVFKDITTVLQDPHALRESIDQMQAQLDGVEFDYVVGPESRGFIFGVPIAYNMHKGFVPVRKAGKLPYETKQKTYDLEYGTATIEMHSDAIKPGDKVVIIDDLLATGGTSEAMVKLIEDFGGEVVKMVYLIELSFLPGRDKLKGYNVEALITY; encoded by the coding sequence ATGGATTTAAGAACAGTTATAAGAGATGTCTATGATTTTCCAAAGGAAGGAATTGTATTTAAAGATATAACAACCGTCTTGCAAGATCCACATGCACTGCGAGAGTCTATTGATCAAATGCAGGCACAATTGGATGGAGTTGAGTTTGATTATGTTGTGGGACCGGAATCTAGAGGGTTCATTTTTGGGGTTCCGATTGCTTACAATATGCATAAAGGCTTTGTTCCTGTGAGAAAAGCCGGAAAGCTTCCTTATGAAACGAAACAAAAAACTTATGACTTAGAATATGGAACGGCTACAATTGAAATGCATAGTGATGCCATCAAACCGGGAGATAAGGTTGTTATTATTGATGACTTATTAGCTACGGGTGGGACATCAGAAGCTATGGTTAAATTAATTGAAGATTTTGGAGGCGAGGTGGTTAAGATGGTTTATTTAATCGAATTGTCTTTCTTACCTGGACGCGATAAATTAAAAGGATATAATGTTGAAGCATTGATTACGTATTAG
- the recJ gene encoding single-stranded-DNA-specific exonuclease RecJ — MLKPLIIETTTSDEQHIKKLHQELKDQGINKSELICKLLVHRGIYTVDDAKNFLYPTYHLLYDPYGLKDMEKAVMLIQKHIDAKNSIYVYGDYDVDGITSTSILVKTLKACGANVAYYIPDRIDEGYGINKEAIDWIYERGGQLIISVDTGITAIEQVAHAKNLGLDMIITDHHECQEQIPKADAVINPKQSACNYPYKNLAGVGVTFKLAQALGKVYTIDEEFLVDLLEIVAIGTVADIVPLIDENRIIVSVAFERIRENLEKDQGNKGLKALLTLVGAHERPLTAGVIGFQIGPRLNAAGRLGDAKRGVELFLTDSADEAMDIATELDIQNRKRQEMEQQILEEADAIIQKTRNVENEAILVVASHGWHHGVIGIVASRLTEKYYRPTILLTIHEGIASGSARSVEGFSIFDALMDSKDLFLKVGGHEMAAGMSLDEKNIELLRISLNQYAQNNMSATTLIPKARVEHAACLKEVNVELIEELKCLEPYGAGNQEPRFLLQGYVGQKQLMGKEKKHFKMQFLQEENMVDVVAFNNAQYYEDVYSKTEIELIGTLNINEWKGYKKPQIFLKGMRYLPEFESYLKEATQKFEAIDNGDIDDVVMAYDIQCSRKDCIEVYRKLRTLMTKSEWAMDVFKFNAMIQDNHKDLKALIKSRLILEVFRELGLIDIIKQDIACYQIQMNKTQTVELEKSTLYNKIC, encoded by the coding sequence ATGTTAAAACCTTTAATTATTGAAACGACAACAAGTGATGAGCAACATATAAAAAAACTTCATCAAGAATTAAAGGACCAAGGTATTAACAAGAGTGAACTGATTTGCAAACTATTAGTTCACCGTGGGATATATACAGTAGATGATGCAAAGAATTTTTTGTACCCAACGTATCATCTGCTTTATGACCCCTATGGTTTAAAAGATATGGAAAAAGCTGTTATGCTTATTCAGAAGCATATTGATGCAAAAAATAGTATTTATGTCTATGGAGATTATGATGTTGATGGAATAACAAGTACATCTATACTCGTTAAAACATTAAAGGCATGTGGTGCAAATGTAGCATACTATATTCCGGATCGAATTGATGAAGGATATGGTATCAATAAAGAAGCTATTGATTGGATTTATGAGCGTGGTGGCCAGTTGATTATCAGTGTTGATACGGGAATTACTGCCATAGAGCAGGTGGCTCATGCCAAGAATCTAGGGCTGGACATGATTATTACGGATCACCATGAGTGTCAAGAACAAATACCAAAGGCAGATGCAGTGATTAATCCTAAGCAATCCGCATGTAATTATCCATACAAAAACTTAGCCGGTGTCGGCGTGACGTTTAAATTGGCCCAAGCCTTAGGAAAAGTGTATACAATTGATGAAGAATTTTTAGTTGATTTGCTTGAGATTGTTGCGATAGGAACGGTTGCAGATATTGTTCCGTTGATTGATGAAAATCGTATCATTGTGTCCGTCGCATTTGAACGTATACGAGAAAACTTGGAAAAAGATCAAGGAAACAAAGGTTTAAAGGCGTTATTGACATTGGTGGGGGCACATGAACGTCCCTTAACAGCTGGAGTTATTGGGTTTCAAATTGGTCCACGCCTAAATGCAGCCGGGCGATTGGGGGATGCTAAGCGCGGCGTAGAGTTGTTTTTAACGGATTCGGCAGATGAAGCTATGGATATAGCCACAGAGCTGGATATTCAAAATCGAAAACGTCAGGAAATGGAACAACAGATTCTAGAAGAAGCGGATGCGATTATTCAAAAAACACGTAATGTGGAGAATGAAGCGATACTTGTAGTGGCTTCTCATGGATGGCATCATGGAGTTATTGGCATTGTAGCATCTCGATTGACAGAAAAGTATTATCGACCGACCATACTGCTGACCATTCATGAAGGTATTGCCTCAGGCTCAGCACGTAGCGTTGAAGGATTTTCGATTTTTGATGCACTTATGGATTCCAAAGATTTGTTTCTAAAAGTCGGCGGGCATGAAATGGCTGCAGGAATGAGCCTGGATGAAAAAAATATTGAACTTTTGCGTATAAGCTTAAATCAATATGCCCAGAATAATATGAGTGCCACAACCCTTATTCCTAAAGCACGTGTTGAGCATGCGGCGTGTTTAAAAGAGGTAAACGTAGAGTTGATTGAAGAGCTAAAATGTCTTGAACCCTACGGCGCAGGCAACCAGGAGCCACGGTTTTTACTTCAAGGTTACGTAGGTCAAAAACAGCTGATGGGGAAAGAAAAAAAGCATTTTAAAATGCAGTTTTTACAAGAAGAAAACATGGTAGATGTTGTTGCCTTTAATAATGCCCAATATTATGAAGATGTCTATAGTAAAACAGAGATTGAACTAATAGGTACCTTAAATATTAATGAGTGGAAAGGGTACAAAAAACCTCAGATTTTTTTAAAGGGCATGCGATATCTGCCGGAATTTGAGAGCTACCTCAAAGAAGCTACTCAGAAGTTTGAAGCAATAGATAATGGAGATATTGATGATGTGGTTATGGCGTACGATATTCAGTGTAGTCGAAAAGACTGTATTGAGGTGTATCGAAAGCTTCGAACCCTTATGACCAAAAGTGAATGGGCTATGGATGTGTTCAAATTTAATGCTATGATTCAGGACAATCATAAAGACTTAAAGGCATTGATTAAAAGCCGGTTAATCCTAGAAGTATTTCGTGAACTTGGATTGATTGACATAATAAAACAAGACATAGCATGTTATCAAATACAAATGAATAAAACGCAAACAGTTGAATTAGAGAAATCAACGTTGTATAATAAAATATGTTGA
- the secD gene encoding protein translocase subunit SecD translates to MKGKSLVALLLSLLIIAGGLFVAFNGVGSNAIGSAKDINLGLDLAGGVSITYSTIKDEPTDREMNDTIYKLNQRITGSGYTEGEVYREGKRRINVDIPNVSDPNKVLEELGKPGDLKFVDMDGVVAITGSDVKDANAASNPDGFGYVVILDLNASGKDKFAVATANNVNKPINIVYNGETIMSPTVSTAITDGVATISGMATIDDANELATYIRIGALPLELKELRSNVVGAKMGKDAIDTSVKAGLIGILLVFAFMIFYYRLPGLASVLALAFYASLVIIVLSITNMTLTLPGIAGMILSVGMAVDANVIIFSRIREELEVGKTLRASVSAGFRKARTAIVDGNITTLIAAAVLYIMGTGTIRGFSQTLALGIIISMFTALVVTRIILMSFVELGATNKALYGRDYHVKVFDIVKRRKTWFAISLAIILLGLIMLPVHKGTDGAFLNYDIEFMGGTSTLVTTNEVVYDTLEELQEGVRDLVVEATGDDTPQMNIVKGIDGAGQFVIKTKELDTETGMALREALMAKFSISAENIESENISATISTEMRRDAIIAVIIASIGILIYISMRFHDFRFGVAAVIALIHDVFIVFTVYSVLFIPVNNSFIAAMLTIVGYSINDTIVLFDRVRDNQKTMKHGDYHGVINTSISQIISRSVNTSLTTFIMVFVLNLLGVASIREFALPLMVGIISGTYSSIFIASPLWYVLKKKEEAKIQNAQK, encoded by the coding sequence ATGAAGGGGAAAAGCCTTGTAGCGCTTTTGTTATCTTTATTAATTATCGCAGGAGGACTCTTTGTTGCATTTAATGGTGTCGGAAGCAATGCGATAGGAAGTGCAAAAGACATCAATTTAGGTTTGGATTTAGCAGGTGGTGTAAGTATTACATATTCCACAATTAAGGATGAACCAACTGATCGTGAAATGAATGATACAATTTACAAGTTAAATCAACGTATTACTGGAAGTGGATATACAGAAGGTGAAGTATATCGCGAAGGTAAACGTCGGATTAACGTGGATATTCCAAATGTATCTGACCCAAATAAAGTTCTTGAGGAACTTGGAAAACCAGGTGACTTAAAATTTGTAGATATGGACGGTGTGGTGGCAATCACAGGTAGTGATGTTAAAGATGCCAATGCAGCAAGTAATCCAGATGGATTTGGATATGTGGTTATTCTTGATTTAAATGCGTCAGGAAAAGATAAGTTTGCTGTTGCTACTGCAAATAATGTCAATAAGCCTATTAATATTGTCTATAATGGCGAAACGATTATGTCACCTACGGTAAGTACAGCAATAACCGATGGTGTAGCCACAATTTCAGGAATGGCAACGATTGATGATGCAAATGAACTAGCAACCTATATTCGTATTGGAGCATTACCTCTTGAGCTTAAAGAACTGCGATCGAATGTCGTCGGAGCTAAGATGGGTAAAGATGCTATTGATACATCGGTCAAAGCCGGCTTAATTGGAATTTTGCTTGTCTTTGCATTTATGATTTTCTATTATCGTTTGCCTGGATTAGCATCCGTTCTTGCTTTAGCTTTTTATGCGTCTTTGGTAATTATTGTTTTATCCATTACAAATATGACCTTGACATTACCTGGAATTGCCGGGATGATTTTGTCGGTCGGAATGGCCGTGGACGCCAATGTTATTATATTCTCAAGGATTCGTGAAGAATTAGAAGTCGGCAAAACACTTCGAGCGTCTGTAAGTGCCGGATTTAGAAAAGCTAGAACGGCGATCGTTGATGGAAATATTACAACATTGATTGCGGCAGCTGTACTGTATATTATGGGGACAGGAACGATTCGAGGATTCTCCCAAACCTTAGCTTTAGGTATTATTATTTCCATGTTTACAGCTTTAGTTGTCACTCGAATAATCTTGATGAGCTTTGTTGAACTTGGAGCTACCAATAAGGCACTATATGGACGGGACTATCATGTTAAAGTCTTTGATATTGTTAAGCGACGAAAAACATGGTTTGCTATTTCACTTGCGATTATTCTTCTTGGATTGATAATGTTGCCTGTTCACAAAGGAACCGATGGTGCATTCTTAAATTATGATATTGAATTTATGGGTGGAACATCGACATTAGTTACAACTAACGAAGTTGTCTATGATACATTGGAAGAATTACAAGAAGGTGTTCGAGACTTAGTCGTCGAAGCAACAGGAGATGATACGCCTCAGATGAATATTGTCAAAGGTATCGACGGGGCTGGACAATTTGTTATCAAAACAAAAGAATTAGACACGGAAACAGGGATGGCCTTGCGTGAAGCGTTAATGGCAAAATTCTCTATTTCTGCTGAGAATATTGAAAGCGAAAATATTAGTGCGACGATAAGTACGGAAATGCGACGCGACGCAATTATTGCAGTAATTATTGCATCCATTGGTATTCTTATTTATATTTCAATGCGATTCCATGATTTTCGATTTGGTGTTGCAGCTGTTATAGCATTGATTCATGATGTGTTTATCGTATTTACAGTGTACTCAGTCTTGTTTATTCCGGTTAACAATTCATTTATTGCGGCCATGCTAACGATTGTCGGGTATTCTATTAATGATACGATTGTCTTATTTGACCGTGTTCGAGATAATCAAAAAACAATGAAACACGGAGATTATCATGGTGTAATCAATACCAGCATCAGCCAAATCATATCACGTTCGGTCAATACATCATTAACAACGTTTATTATGGTTTTTGTATTAAATCTTTTAGGTGTGGCATCGATTCGTGAGTTTGCATTGCCGCTTATGGTCGGAATAATCTCAGGAACATATTCTTCAATATTTATTGCAAGTCCGTTGTGGTATGTTCTTAAGAAAAAAGAAGAAGCAAAGATTCAAAACGCTCAAAAATAA
- the scfB gene encoding thioether cross-link-forming SCIFF peptide maturase, translating to MIHQYKMNGMNLVIDVNSGAIHLFDECSYEFIELLNQKYSEDEVIEQLKTKYPEADLIEVKNEIQTLVEQKVLFTEDEYAQVVESFGQRETVVKALCLHVAHDCNLACQYCFAEEGEYHGDRSIMPLDIAKKSIDFLIKHSGQRKNLEVDFFGGEPLMNFDVVKETVFYAKGLEAEHNKKFRFTITTNGVLLDQDKMDFINEHMYNVVLSCDGRKEVHDYMRPASNKKGSYDLIMPKFKELIKQRGDKSYYIRGTFTHHNLDFAEDVLHMAREGFDQISVEPVVAPLDEAYAIQKEDIPQLLKEYEHLAQKMMEYKEQGTTFNFFHFMIDLTGGPCVAKRLTGCGAGFEYMAVTPQGDLYPCHQFVGMEQFKMGDLDTGVENLSMQQEFKGCNVYSKKACQSCWAKFYCSGGCSANAYNFQGSITEAYEMGCDLEKKRVECAIYMRACELVAK from the coding sequence GTGATACATCAATATAAAATGAATGGAATGAATCTCGTTATTGACGTCAATAGTGGCGCGATTCATTTATTTGATGAATGTTCCTATGAATTTATCGAATTATTGAACCAAAAATATTCGGAAGACGAAGTGATTGAACAGTTAAAAACTAAATATCCTGAAGCCGATCTAATCGAAGTAAAAAATGAAATCCAAACGCTTGTTGAACAAAAAGTGCTCTTTACTGAAGATGAATATGCACAGGTTGTAGAGTCATTTGGTCAGAGAGAGACCGTTGTTAAGGCGCTGTGTTTGCATGTGGCGCATGATTGTAATCTTGCATGTCAATATTGTTTTGCTGAAGAAGGCGAATACCATGGAGACCGCTCGATTATGCCCCTAGATATAGCAAAGAAATCTATAGATTTTCTCATTAAGCATTCAGGTCAACGGAAAAATCTTGAAGTGGATTTTTTTGGCGGTGAACCTTTAATGAATTTTGATGTTGTTAAAGAAACGGTTTTTTATGCAAAAGGATTAGAAGCAGAGCACAATAAAAAATTCCGTTTTACCATTACAACCAATGGTGTGTTATTAGATCAAGATAAAATGGATTTTATCAATGAGCATATGTATAATGTTGTCTTAAGTTGTGACGGACGAAAAGAAGTCCATGACTACATGCGACCGGCTTCCAATAAAAAAGGAAGTTATGATTTGATTATGCCAAAGTTCAAAGAATTGATTAAGCAACGTGGTGATAAAAGTTATTATATTCGAGGAACATTTACTCACCACAACTTGGACTTTGCAGAAGATGTTCTTCATATGGCAAGAGAAGGATTTGATCAGATTTCAGTCGAGCCGGTAGTGGCACCTTTAGATGAAGCCTATGCAATTCAAAAAGAAGATATCCCGCAACTATTGAAAGAATATGAACATCTGGCACAGAAGATGATGGAATATAAGGAACAAGGAACAACCTTCAACTTTTTCCATTTCATGATTGATTTAACAGGTGGACCATGCGTTGCAAAACGGTTAACCGGATGTGGTGCAGGGTTTGAATATATGGCAGTTACACCACAAGGGGACCTATATCCATGCCATCAGTTTGTTGGAATGGAACAGTTTAAAATGGGTGATCTAGACACAGGTGTCGAGAACCTTTCAATGCAACAAGAATTCAAAGGGTGTAATGTCTATTCCAAAAAAGCGTGTCAATCCTGTTGGGCAAAATTTTATTGCAGTGGTGGATGTAGTGCCAATGCATATAATTTCCAAGGTTCTATTACAGAAGCTTATGAAATGGGATGCGATTTAGAAAAAAAAAGAGTCGAGTGTGCTATCTATATGCGTGCATGTGAACTTGTTGCCAAATAA
- the scfA gene encoding six-cysteine ranthipeptide SCIFF has protein sequence MKHIKTLNSAVLQNTVKHGGCGECQTSCQSACKTSCTVGNQSCENENR, from the coding sequence ATGAAGCATATCAAAACTTTAAACAGTGCAGTGTTACAAAATACGGTTAAGCACGGTGGTTGTGGAGAATGCCAAACATCATGTCAGTCAGCTTGTAAGACGTCATGTACTGTAGGTAACCAAAGCTGCGAAAATGAAAATAGGTAA